Proteins encoded within one genomic window of Flavobacterium sp. NG2:
- the ffh gene encoding signal recognition particle protein codes for MFDNLSDKLDKAFHILKGHGKITEVNVAETLKEVRRALLDADVNFKIAKDFTTRVKEKAIGQNVLTTLQPGQLLVKLVKDELTELMGGDVAGVNLSGNPSVILMSGLQGSGKTTFSGKLANFLQTKKNKKPLLVACDIYRPAAIQQLYVVGDSIGVEVYSEPENKNPVEIAQNAIKHAKANGFNVVIVDTAGRLAVDKEMMDEIARVHKAIEPQETLFVVDSMTGQDAVNTAKAFNDILNFDGVILTKLDGDTRGGAALSIKTVVNKPIKFVGTGEKMDAIDVFYPVRMAERILGMGDVVSLVERAQEQFDEEEARKLQKKIAKNEFGFDDFLTQIQQVKKMGNMKDLVGMIPGASKAMKDVEIEDDAFKHIEAIIYSMTPIERKKPSVIDVKRKARIAKGSGTKIEQVNQLMKQFDQMSKMMKMMQGPGGKNLMKMMGGMKGGMPGGMPGMR; via the coding sequence ATGTTTGATAATTTAAGCGATAAACTAGACAAAGCCTTTCATATATTAAAGGGGCACGGAAAAATTACAGAAGTAAACGTTGCCGAGACCTTAAAAGAAGTGCGTCGTGCGTTACTTGATGCCGATGTTAACTTTAAAATTGCTAAAGATTTTACTACTAGAGTAAAAGAAAAAGCGATTGGTCAGAACGTTTTAACTACACTACAACCAGGTCAGTTATTGGTGAAATTAGTAAAAGATGAGTTGACAGAATTGATGGGTGGAGATGTTGCTGGGGTTAATCTTTCAGGTAATCCTTCAGTAATATTGATGTCAGGTTTACAAGGTTCTGGAAAAACTACTTTCTCTGGGAAATTGGCCAATTTTTTACAAACAAAAAAGAATAAAAAACCACTTTTAGTGGCTTGTGATATTTATCGTCCAGCGGCAATCCAACAGTTGTACGTTGTGGGAGATTCTATTGGTGTTGAAGTATATTCGGAACCAGAGAATAAAAACCCAGTCGAAATTGCACAAAACGCTATCAAACATGCTAAAGCAAATGGCTTTAATGTGGTAATTGTCGATACGGCAGGTCGTTTGGCAGTTGATAAAGAGATGATGGACGAAATTGCACGTGTACACAAAGCAATTGAGCCTCAGGAAACTTTATTTGTGGTCGATTCGATGACAGGTCAAGATGCGGTGAATACAGCTAAAGCTTTCAATGATATCTTAAACTTCGACGGTGTTATCTTAACCAAATTAGATGGTGATACTCGTGGTGGAGCAGCGTTATCAATCAAAACGGTGGTTAACAAACCCATTAAGTTTGTAGGTACAGGTGAGAAAATGGATGCTATTGATGTATTCTACCCTGTACGTATGGCAGAACGTATCCTTGGAATGGGAGACGTTGTTTCGTTAGTTGAAAGAGCACAAGAGCAATTTGACGAAGAAGAAGCTAGAAAACTTCAAAAGAAAATCGCTAAAAACGAATTTGGTTTTGACGATTTCTTGACTCAAATTCAGCAAGTAAAGAAAATGGGTAATATGAAAGACTTGGTAGGAATGATACCAGGTGCTTCAAAAGCCATGAAAGATGTAGAAATAGAAGATGATGCTTTCAAACATATCGAAGCGATTATTTATTCGATGACTCCAATAGAAAGAAAAAAACCATCTGTTATTGATGTCAAAAGAAAAGCGAGAATTGCAAAAGGGTCTGGGACAAAAATTGAACAAGTAAATCAATTAATGAAACAGTTTGACCAAATGAGCAAAATGATGAAGATGATGCAAGGCCCAGGCGGAAAAAACCTAATGAAAATGATGGGGGGAATGAAAGGCGGTATGCCAGGTGGAATGCCGGGGATGAGATAA
- a CDS encoding bifunctional 5,10-methylenetetrahydrofolate dehydrogenase/5,10-methenyltetrahydrofolate cyclohydrolase, with translation MQILDGKKTSDDIKSEIAAEVLAIKSSGGKVPHLAAVIVGNNGASLTYVGSKVRSCQQIGFESTLVSMPDTITEEELLAKIKELNEDDNLDGFIVQLPLPKHIDEEKILLAINPEKDVDGFHPTNFGRMALEMETFLPATPFGIMELLERYKVETSGKHTVVIGRSHIVGRPMSILMSRKGYPGDSTVTLTHSRTKNLEEYTKNADIIITALGVPEFLKADMVKEGVVIIDVGITRVEDSSNPKGYVIKGDVEFDGVSKKASFITPVPGGVGPMTIAMLLKNTLLARKIRARNNQ, from the coding sequence ATGCAAATATTAGACGGAAAGAAAACATCAGACGATATTAAAAGCGAAATTGCTGCTGAAGTACTAGCAATAAAGTCCAGTGGTGGAAAAGTACCTCACTTGGCTGCTGTAATAGTAGGGAATAACGGAGCGAGTTTAACTTATGTAGGGAGTAAAGTAAGATCTTGCCAACAAATTGGTTTTGAATCTACCTTGGTAAGTATGCCTGATACTATTACTGAAGAAGAGTTGTTGGCTAAAATTAAAGAATTGAATGAGGATGATAACCTAGACGGATTCATTGTTCAATTGCCTTTGCCAAAACATATTGATGAGGAGAAAATTCTTTTGGCAATCAATCCTGAGAAAGACGTAGATGGTTTTCATCCTACTAATTTTGGACGTATGGCACTAGAAATGGAAACATTCTTGCCAGCTACACCATTTGGAATCATGGAATTGCTTGAACGTTACAAAGTAGAAACTTCTGGAAAACACACTGTTGTTATTGGTCGTAGTCATATCGTAGGTCGTCCTATGAGTATTTTAATGAGTCGTAAAGGGTATCCTGGAGATTCTACAGTTACTTTGACACATAGTCGAACTAAAAATCTAGAAGAATACACTAAAAATGCCGATATTATTATCACAGCTTTAGGTGTTCCAGAATTTTTAAAAGCCGATATGGTAAAAGAGGGAGTGGTAATTATTGATGTTGGAATTACACGTGTAGAGGATTCATCAAACCCAAAAGGATATGTTATCAAAGGAGATGTAGAGTTTGATGGCGTAAGTAAAAAAGCTTCTTTTATTACACCAGTACCAGGAGGAGTTGGGCCAATGACCATAGCGATGTTGTTGAAAAACACACTTTTGGCTCGTAAGATAAGAGCAAGAAACAATCAATAA
- a CDS encoding tetratricopeptide repeat-containing sensor histidine kinase — MTFKRKSFLILFFVSSMAILSQGIAKVDPFEVTLRKKSKEYKNEVNFVKAFLFYNQKKWDSTLIYSMKQLSANKNRELANYCRFFRGKSFLNLDLFKQAKRELHLVSKDFEFYLLANNHLGKVLIESREFKEALSIFKEIESLGDNVPSYIDKCLLYSDIGTCYLFLNDFDNSEKYFLTAIKLAEKGNDDKVLMSLYQNIANVYYEQYKDNKAIPYFEKAYQLSKRVDDFSCKEFSAKNMAVVEQNRNNFEKALEYRKEYDQWKDSLNNQNKIWETAQIEKKFAIKQKQKEVNLLATENKLREAERNSLLFSSGLLLVILGAGFYFYRQKVKSNKIILEQKMILDDLNATKDKLFSIVSHDLRSSVNALKTSNSKLQTSLSSKNYEALDVQLNTNNAIANGAYNLLDNLLNWALLQTQQSFFYQESAHLQSIVKQVVFNYEPLMLNKGISFQSNVAAPIFVFVDTDSFKIILRNLLDNAIKFCSENGNISVYTRPSDDHFCYLVVEDSGLGMTETKRQELLAPTVLLSKKGKEEGVGTGLGMQLCKSLIDKNGGTFAIETKLNQGTKMIIGLPLAIKL, encoded by the coding sequence ATGACATTTAAAAGGAAATCATTTTTAATCTTATTTTTTGTCTCTTCGATGGCAATCCTATCCCAGGGAATTGCTAAAGTTGATCCTTTTGAGGTTACTTTAAGGAAAAAGAGTAAAGAATATAAAAATGAAGTCAACTTCGTAAAGGCTTTTTTATTTTATAATCAAAAGAAATGGGATTCTACATTGATTTATTCAATGAAACAATTAAGTGCCAATAAAAATCGTGAATTGGCTAATTACTGTCGTTTTTTTAGAGGTAAAAGTTTTTTGAATCTTGATTTGTTTAAACAAGCAAAGAGAGAACTCCATTTAGTTTCAAAGGATTTTGAATTTTATTTGTTAGCAAATAATCATTTAGGAAAGGTGTTAATTGAGTCTAGAGAATTCAAAGAAGCCTTGTCTATTTTTAAAGAAATAGAAAGTTTGGGGGATAATGTGCCTTCTTATATTGATAAGTGTTTGTTATATAGTGATATTGGGACTTGTTATTTGTTTTTAAATGATTTTGATAATTCTGAAAAATATTTTCTTACTGCAATAAAACTAGCCGAAAAGGGGAATGATGATAAAGTATTAATGAGTCTTTATCAAAACATTGCCAATGTGTATTATGAACAATACAAAGACAATAAAGCCATACCTTATTTTGAAAAAGCGTACCAATTATCAAAAAGAGTGGATGATTTTAGTTGTAAAGAATTTTCGGCTAAGAACATGGCAGTAGTCGAACAAAATCGGAATAATTTTGAGAAGGCACTAGAATATAGGAAGGAATATGACCAATGGAAAGATTCTTTAAATAATCAAAATAAAATTTGGGAAACGGCTCAAATCGAGAAAAAATTTGCCATCAAACAAAAACAAAAGGAAGTTAATTTACTCGCAACCGAAAATAAACTAAGAGAAGCGGAACGAAATAGTTTGTTGTTTTCTTCGGGATTATTATTAGTGATATTAGGTGCTGGATTTTATTTTTACCGTCAAAAAGTAAAAAGTAATAAAATCATATTAGAACAAAAAATGATACTAGATGATTTGAATGCAACTAAAGACAAACTTTTCTCAATTGTTAGTCATGACTTGCGTTCTTCGGTAAATGCTTTAAAAACAAGTAATTCAAAACTTCAGACGAGTTTGTCTTCTAAAAATTATGAGGCTTTGGATGTTCAATTGAATACGAATAACGCCATTGCTAATGGGGCTTATAACTTGTTAGATAATTTGTTGAATTGGGCTTTGTTACAAACACAGCAATCTTTTTTTTATCAAGAGTCGGCACATTTACAATCTATTGTAAAACAGGTTGTTTTTAATTATGAGCCTTTGATGCTTAATAAAGGAATTAGTTTTCAATCGAATGTAGCTGCTCCTATTTTTGTTTTTGTAGATACTGATTCGTTTAAAATTATACTTCGCAATTTATTAGACAATGCGATTAAGTTTTGTTCTGAAAATGGAAATATATCTGTTTATACAAGACCGTCTGATGATCATTTTTGTTATTTGGTAGTGGAAGATTCAGGTTTAGGAATGACCGAAACCAAGAGACAGGAATTACTTGCGCCAACGGTTTTATTATCCAAAAAAGGAAAAGAAGAGGGTGTAGGGACGGGCCTTGGTATGCAATTGTGCAAAAGTCTGATTGATAAAAATGGAGGGACATTTGCAATAGAAACTAAACTAAACCAAGGTACTAAAATGATAATTGGACTGCCTCTAGCCATTAAGCTGTAA
- a CDS encoding response regulator transcription factor, with translation MDNINVLIIEDTIAESDALVAVLSMYNYNVVGVARTFAEALQLFYSKPVDVLVIDVFLDGNPEGITFAETINAVPDAAKPFVFLTSSRDRQIFERAKLTQPYSFLMKPFNELEILYALEMAVEKFYKQPNVFLSEDQDTVISQDYLFIKKNKALKKVLLSDIIYVEVEDRYCKIVTEHEKFLILLSLTKLMELLNPKVFCRTHRNFLINIDKIIEIIPQDNLVWLKNNHNVILSDKYKDFANQFRILK, from the coding sequence ATGGATAATATCAATGTTTTGATTATAGAAGATACTATTGCAGAAAGTGATGCTTTGGTAGCCGTTCTTAGTATGTATAATTATAATGTAGTTGGAGTGGCTCGTACTTTTGCGGAAGCGTTACAGTTATTTTATAGTAAGCCAGTAGATGTGCTAGTGATTGATGTTTTTTTAGATGGAAATCCAGAGGGAATTACCTTTGCCGAGACCATAAATGCAGTTCCAGATGCTGCTAAACCTTTTGTGTTTTTGACAAGTTCAAGAGATAGACAAATTTTTGAACGTGCTAAGTTAACTCAACCTTATAGTTTCTTGATGAAGCCTTTTAATGAACTAGAAATTCTATATGCTTTGGAAATGGCTGTGGAAAAGTTTTATAAGCAGCCCAATGTATTTTTGAGCGAAGATCAAGATACTGTTATAAGTCAGGACTATTTATTTATTAAGAAAAACAAGGCTTTAAAGAAGGTTTTGCTTTCGGATATTATATATGTAGAAGTTGAAGATCGCTATTGTAAGATTGTAACAGAGCATGAGAAGTTTTTGATTTTGTTGTCGTTAACCAAATTAATGGAACTCTTAAACCCAAAAGTGTTTTGCAGAACACACCGCAATTTTTTAATTAATATTGATAAAATTATCGAAATTATACCTCAAGATAATTTGGTTTGGCTCAAGAATAACCATAATGTGATTTTAAGTGATAAGTACAAAGATTTTGCAAATCAATTTCGAATCTTAAAATAA
- a CDS encoding phage tail protein, translating to MDELIGTIKFFAGTFVPKGFMECNGALLSIASNTTLYSILGTTYGGDGRQTFALPDLRSRVAIGMGQGQGLSDYNLGQKEGDEFNILTLNNLPNHTHTATLNVNSANATMTTPIASSSIAAPGITSGREFTPGLGFNSSSPSVAMNPASIQLAAVGGSTPVNNIQPSLALKYIICVDGLYPSRQ from the coding sequence ATGGACGAATTAATTGGAACGATAAAGTTTTTTGCAGGTACTTTTGTGCCTAAAGGGTTTATGGAATGTAATGGTGCTTTATTATCAATAGCTTCTAATACCACTTTGTATTCAATACTAGGAACTACTTATGGAGGAGATGGAAGGCAAACATTTGCTTTACCAGACCTTAGAAGTAGAGTCGCAATAGGAATGGGACAAGGGCAAGGTTTATCAGACTATAATCTTGGGCAAAAAGAAGGTGATGAGTTTAATATTTTAACTTTAAATAATCTGCCAAATCATACGCATACAGCTACTTTGAATGTGAACTCGGCAAATGCTACTATGACAACCCCTATAGCTTCATCAAGTATTGCTGCTCCAGGAATTACAAGTGGAAGAGAATTTACACCTGGCTTAGGATTTAATTCGTCTAGTCCTAGTGTTGCGATGAATCCTGCTTCCATACAACTGGCTGCCGTTGGTGGTTCAACACCTGTGAATAATATACAACCTAGTTTAGCCTTGAAATACATAATTTGTGTAGATGGGTTATATCCAAGTAGGCAATAG
- a CDS encoding T9SS type A sorting domain-containing protein, which translates to MKKKYLLNFIAIAMSQLFWAQTTETFETETAGGTSFTDNGQVFNITTQAGGTFDIYYNILPYGWNGTAVDNYFIDNTGSGTFNVPVSFTISSAGSTPFNIKQFWVYLSQSNLTGLGQGGSLTVVGKLGSNTKFTATKSIGFNVNSLINNGYTLIDFTTFGGTDNSNVNIDQLVISTTGSFAYCALDAMTWKFATNLSNKDFVKKSDFVISPNPAKDLLMINSDKAAEFQICNPLGQVVKTFNVDSGANSIDVSEMIDGIYFIKSKNNISEVQKIIIKH; encoded by the coding sequence ATGAAAAAAAAATACCTATTAAATTTTATTGCAATTGCTATGTCACAATTATTTTGGGCACAAACTACTGAAACATTTGAAACCGAAACGGCTGGAGGTACAAGTTTTACAGATAACGGTCAAGTCTTTAATATTACCACACAAGCTGGTGGTACTTTTGATATATATTACAATATATTACCTTATGGTTGGAATGGTACGGCTGTTGATAATTATTTTATTGATAATACAGGTAGTGGAACATTTAATGTTCCGGTTAGTTTCACTATATCTAGTGCAGGTTCAACACCTTTTAATATAAAGCAATTTTGGGTGTATTTGTCACAAAGTAACTTAACTGGGTTAGGTCAAGGAGGTAGTTTGACAGTTGTTGGTAAATTAGGTTCTAACACCAAGTTTACAGCTACTAAGAGCATAGGCTTTAATGTTAATTCACTCATCAATAATGGATATACTTTAATTGATTTTACAACCTTTGGAGGAACTGATAATTCAAATGTGAATATAGATCAATTAGTAATTAGTACTACAGGTTCATTTGCTTATTGTGCATTAGATGCAATGACATGGAAGTTCGCTACTAATTTGTCAAATAAAGATTTTGTTAAAAAGTCGGATTTTGTCATTTCTCCAAATCCAGCTAAAGATTTGTTGATGATTAACTCAGATAAAGCAGCAGAATTTCAAATTTGTAATCCATTAGGACAAGTTGTTAAAACGTTTAATGTTGATTCTGGTGCTAATAGTATCGATGTTTCAGAGATGATTGATGGTATATATTTTATTAAGTCAAAAAACAATATTTCAGAAGTTCAAAAAATTATTATCAAACATTAA
- a CDS encoding response regulator codes for MKFSLPNLRDFRIQIFLSFSLIIILIAIWFLFYLTIDRKIDHLNDFSYKSYRVSQDISTNTKRFQTFLLYGYKEKYFYINHSQKDLDQYISNLKKQRTAVDAIFKESKELDIEINHKLMSALSNRIDTLITVINQYKKIALIRGFKDYGIEGKMRNRAHFLEEKELLPRATILQFRRHEKDYLLRSEKAYIQKFSNLYDNTIISDEIDSTTRQALLEYKRYFDNLVTLSSQLGETEKQGLNGKINKTNEAIEDLLTQIINHNENRINNLKENLFYFQIGQTLLMIFIALFLCIYLSKYFTKDIKELSMDISNFILSDFKNKVPSVIHKSSIKEVDYLLNSYTILKEKLSKNVHSLEKNTEIATNTAKFKTQFLANMSHEIRSPLNGVMGMLNILKTSPLNAEQSEYIEIAEHSADHLLGIVNMILDHSKMEAGKMKLEEYPIHLEKELSKLIRLFDYRIKDKNICLNFNYDSNITNTILCDNLRLQQILINLLDNAIKFTHEGDVKLEVSLLKQNENIQHLNFKVMDSGIGIDVEKTEQLLLAFEQADLSTTRKYGGTGLGLTISNQLISLMGGSKLNIIALEEGGSSFSFDIPFKLDLSAIPIENNKSNTTIDLRVHKALIVEDNLINQKVLRKLLDKLDIPSDIANNGKEAVSLFEQNEYNMIFMDLHMPEMDGFEATKTIHAHTKYKSKNIPIIAVTASAFDEDKTKAIASGMDDFITKPIVLKHLEETICKQMRLREV; via the coding sequence TTGAAATTTTCACTCCCTAACCTACGTGATTTTAGAATCCAAATCTTCTTATCCTTTTCATTAATCATCATTTTAATCGCCATTTGGTTTTTATTTTACCTTACTATAGATCGTAAAATTGACCATCTCAACGACTTTAGCTATAAATCCTATCGCGTATCACAAGATATCAGCACAAATACCAAACGGTTTCAAACGTTTTTATTATACGGTTATAAGGAAAAATATTTCTACATAAATCACAGCCAGAAAGACTTAGATCAGTATATCTCGAATTTAAAAAAACAAAGAACAGCTGTTGATGCCATTTTTAAAGAGTCAAAAGAGCTTGATATCGAAATCAATCACAAACTTATGTCGGCTCTTTCGAATAGAATCGACACATTAATAACTGTCATCAATCAATATAAAAAAATTGCACTAATACGCGGTTTTAAAGATTACGGAATTGAAGGTAAAATGCGAAATAGAGCGCATTTTTTAGAAGAAAAAGAATTACTCCCAAGGGCCACTATTTTACAATTTCGCCGCCACGAAAAAGACTATTTATTGCGCTCAGAAAAAGCCTATATCCAAAAGTTTTCCAACTTATACGATAACACCATCATTTCTGACGAAATTGACAGCACTACCAGACAAGCACTTCTTGAGTACAAACGCTACTTTGACAACTTAGTAACCCTAAGTAGCCAACTTGGAGAAACTGAAAAACAAGGGTTAAATGGTAAAATAAATAAAACAAACGAAGCGATTGAAGACTTGCTAACTCAAATAATCAATCATAATGAAAACAGAATTAACAATTTAAAAGAAAACTTATTTTACTTTCAAATAGGTCAAACCCTATTAATGATTTTCATTGCTTTGTTTTTGTGTATTTACTTATCCAAATATTTCACAAAAGACATAAAAGAACTCTCCATGGATATTTCCAATTTTATCCTTTCTGATTTTAAAAACAAAGTCCCTTCAGTCATACACAAATCCTCTATTAAAGAAGTAGATTATTTATTGAATAGTTACACTATTTTAAAAGAAAAGTTATCTAAGAATGTTCATTCCTTAGAAAAAAATACCGAAATAGCAACGAATACCGCCAAATTCAAAACGCAATTCTTAGCTAATATGAGTCATGAAATTCGCTCGCCTTTGAATGGTGTGATGGGCATGTTAAACATTCTAAAAACTAGTCCGTTGAATGCAGAACAGTCTGAGTATATCGAAATTGCAGAACATAGTGCCGATCATCTGTTAGGAATAGTCAATATGATTCTGGACCATTCAAAAATGGAAGCAGGCAAAATGAAATTAGAAGAATACCCAATTCACCTAGAAAAAGAATTGTCTAAATTAATTCGCTTGTTTGACTACAGAATAAAAGACAAAAACATCTGTTTAAACTTTAATTATGATAGCAATATTACCAACACAATTCTTTGTGACAACTTGCGACTTCAACAAATCTTGATAAATTTATTGGACAATGCTATCAAATTTACCCATGAAGGAGATGTTAAACTTGAGGTAAGTCTGCTCAAACAGAATGAAAACATTCAACACTTGAATTTTAAGGTTATGGATTCTGGAATTGGAATTGATGTCGAAAAAACAGAGCAACTTCTTCTAGCCTTTGAGCAAGCCGATTTATCGACAACCCGTAAATATGGAGGCACAGGACTTGGATTAACTATTTCAAACCAGCTAATATCACTTATGGGAGGAAGCAAGTTAAACATCATCGCTTTAGAAGAAGGTGGCTCTAGCTTTAGCTTTGATATTCCTTTTAAATTAGACTTATCAGCAATACCTATTGAGAATAACAAATCCAATACAACTATTGACCTTAGGGTTCATAAAGCATTGATAGTTGAAGACAATTTAATCAATCAAAAAGTACTAAGAAAACTTTTGGACAAACTTGATATTCCTTCGGATATTGCAAATAACGGAAAAGAGGCTGTATCGCTATTCGAACAAAACGAGTACAATATGATTTTCATGGATTTACACATGCCTGAAATGGATGGATTTGAAGCTACTAAAACAATACATGCACACACAAAATACAAATCAAAAAACATTCCCATTATAGCGGTAACAGCTAGTGCCTTTGACGAAGATAAAACAAAAGCGATAGCCAGTGGCATGGACGATTTTATTACAAAACCTATTGTTCTAAAACATTTAGAAGAAACCATTTGTAAACAAATGCGCTTAAGGGAAGTTTAA
- the rluF gene encoding 23S rRNA pseudouridine(2604) synthase RluF, translating into MEENLKRLNKFIGETGFCSRREADKYIEQGRVTINGLVPELGTKVAPTDEVRIDGKLIRESREKPVYLAFYKPVGIECTTNLDVNNNIVDYINYPKRIFPIGRLDKASEGLIFMTNDGDIVNKILRARNNHEKEYTVTVNKPITDRFIERMGNGVPILDTVTRKCKVEQISKYIFKIILTQGLNRQIRRMCEYLGYEVTALKRIRIINISLDVPVGRYRDLTDAEIKELNALIEPSSKTEEASLPKIEPTKRKTEFIKRDDPRFKRRGDY; encoded by the coding sequence ATGGAAGAAAATTTAAAGCGCCTCAATAAATTCATCGGAGAAACAGGATTCTGTTCGAGACGTGAAGCAGACAAATACATCGAGCAAGGTCGTGTTACGATTAATGGACTTGTACCTGAATTGGGGACGAAAGTAGCTCCCACAGACGAAGTTCGCATTGATGGCAAATTAATCCGTGAAAGCCGCGAGAAGCCTGTTTATCTAGCTTTTTACAAACCTGTAGGCATTGAATGTACTACCAATTTAGATGTAAATAACAACATTGTTGATTACATCAATTATCCGAAACGTATTTTTCCTATTGGCCGATTAGACAAAGCCAGTGAAGGGTTGATTTTTATGACCAATGACGGTGATATTGTCAATAAAATTCTTCGTGCTAGAAACAATCACGAAAAAGAATACACGGTTACAGTTAACAAACCCATTACGGATCGCTTTATTGAACGCATGGGAAATGGAGTTCCTATTTTGGATACTGTCACTCGTAAATGTAAGGTGGAACAAATCTCGAAATACATTTTCAAAATTATTTTAACTCAAGGTTTGAACCGTCAAATCCGTCGCATGTGTGAATATTTAGGATATGAAGTAACAGCTTTAAAACGCATACGAATCATTAATATTTCCCTTGATGTTCCCGTAGGACGCTACCGTGACTTGACTGATGCCGAAATCAAAGAACTTAACGCCCTGATTGAACCATCGAGTAAAACAGAAGAAGCCAGTTTGCCAAAAATAGAACCTACCAAAAGAAAAACTGAATTCATCAAACGCGATGATCCTCGGTTTAAGAGACGTGGCGATTATTAG
- a CDS encoding alpha/beta fold hydrolase, translated as MTKVLYYLFTKSVGLYLNFLSFAFPEKASQMAYSLFSEPRRGKLKKDKLPKTLAKANTKTFQYEGQEFVTYTWEGNENVILLVHGWESNASRWKKLLPYLQKSGSTIIALDAPGHGLSSGREFHVPKYADFIDVVVQKFKPKHLIGHSWGGKTCLYYQAHYTNSTIEKMVILGSPSDFKIILNNYITLLSLNSSITKALEIKYTSVFQKELEEFTGKHFASQIKTKGLIAHDTDDTVVLFDEGKKIANAWEDAIFIETSGLGHAMHDGELYEKIYSFLFED; from the coding sequence ATGACAAAAGTCCTTTATTACCTTTTTACCAAATCTGTTGGATTATATTTAAACTTTTTGAGTTTTGCTTTTCCAGAAAAGGCAAGCCAAATGGCTTATTCGCTCTTTAGTGAACCAAGAAGAGGTAAATTAAAAAAAGACAAACTCCCAAAAACATTAGCAAAAGCTAACACCAAAACCTTTCAATACGAAGGACAAGAATTTGTCACTTATACCTGGGAAGGAAACGAAAATGTTATTTTATTAGTTCACGGCTGGGAAAGTAATGCTTCTCGCTGGAAAAAACTATTACCTTATTTACAAAAATCAGGAAGCACCATTATTGCTCTAGATGCTCCTGGACATGGTTTATCAAGCGGTAGGGAATTTCATGTACCTAAATACGCCGATTTTATTGATGTTGTTGTTCAAAAATTCAAACCAAAACACCTAATTGGACATTCTTGGGGCGGAAAAACTTGTTTGTATTATCAAGCACATTACACTAATTCAACCATTGAAAAAATGGTGATTTTAGGCTCTCCTAGTGATTTCAAAATCATACTAAACAACTACATTACTTTATTGAGTTTAAACTCTTCTATCACCAAAGCCTTAGAAATAAAATATACTAGTGTTTTCCAAAAAGAACTTGAGGAATTTACAGGAAAACATTTCGCCTCACAAATTAAAACTAAGGGACTAATTGCTCACGATACAGATGACACAGTAGTTCTTTTTGATGAAGGCAAAAAAATAGCTAATGCATGGGAAGATGCAATTTTTATAGAAACTTCTGGATTAGGCCACGCAATGCATGACGGAGAACTTTATGAAAAAATCTATTCTTTTTTATTTGAAGACTAG